One Plasmodium cynomolgi strain B DNA, chromosome 12, whole genome shotgun sequence genomic region harbors:
- a CDS encoding Micro-fibrillar-associated protein 1 C-terminus domain containing protein (putative): MSSVNELLNYFVVNDDKDDVAKGVEGAKSRAEQLERERQKENERAVVRRYFPGKKPHYAKNAKEDDEEDDGEDDEEEEDTLFARIKGDERERITRRVREVKVINHPEEVKDEGLPKSRGEGGEEAGEADNYEEYFPVGQEEAEQEAEEEGEEAEDEDEDEDESSNSYVDQSDDQSDDENYMNGEDGIAPMKHEYVFKTKRKTLLETFEKEQSEKQLLKDEEKEKKN, encoded by the exons ATGAGTTCTGTGAATGAGCTATTAAACTACTTTGTGGTTAATGACGATAAGGACGATGTGGCCAAGGGCGTAGAGGGAGCCAAGTCACGGGCTGAGCAGCTGGAGAGGGAGAGACAGAAGGAAAACGAGAGGGCGGTCGTGCGGAGGTACTTCCCCGGAAAG aaaCCCCACTACGCGAAAAACGCCAAGGAggacgacgaggaggacgacgGCGAAgatgacgaggaggaggaggacaccCTCTTCGCAC GTATCAAAGGAGACGAACGGGAAAGAATCACAAGGAGAGTTCGAGAAGTGAAGGTTATTAACCACCCGGAGGAGGTAAAGGATGAAGGACTCCCAAAATCgcgaggagaaggaggagaggaagcagGAGAGGCAGACAATTATGAGGAGTATTTTCCCGTAGgacaggaagaagcagagcaggaagcggaggaagaaggagaagaagccgAGGATGAGGATGAGGATGAGGACGAATCGAGCAACTCTTATGTTGACCAATCAGATGACCAGTCGGACGATGAAAACTACATGAATGGAGAGGATGGAATTGCCCCCATGAAACATGAGTATGTGTttaaaacgaaaagaaagaCTCTCCTGGAGACCTTCGAAAAGGAGCAAAGCGAGAAACAGCTATtaaaagatgaagaaaaagaaaaaaaaaattga
- a CDS encoding hypothetical protein (putative), which produces MNHIYENESQNLVDNKIFHLFLKYKIMQNKKGPLNHMHVINFQEGGKEPNLENILIEKSRIFMYKIHSFIEGRDLNLSYIYEICHGLGYKTETFLLSVFIFDSYMHSINKMTEKNHYRKIKLLVIICSILLALIKTQVFNGSSIMYLNDILYLVNKLRHDKVNYTCIEIANKQMEIIKFLPLNYNNYWTYSELTYVYLINLKSCSKKYPAIKIYYIFLEHFGFLYFLFDVIYAYSMYITAVGSYKVIPSSRVVATIILYFTNAFYNRMSNSLLFQENFCQEVFHLPFANDLFMWSYLLLNNFIYFFEHCVLPNKNYSSIYSIFYETGRMLNIRTVF; this is translated from the coding sequence ATGAACCACATCTATGAAAATGAATCCCAAAATTTAGTAGACAACaagatttttcatttatttttaaagtacaaaataatgcaaaataaaaagggaccACTGAACCACATGCACGTGATAAATTTTCAAGAAGGTGGAAAAGAAcccaatttggaaaatatctTAATTGAAAAGTCTcgaatttttatgtataaaatacATTCCTTTATTGAAGGAAGGGATTTAAACCTTTCGTACATTTACGAAATTTGTCATGGGTTGGGATACAAAACGGAGACCTTCCTGCTATCTGTGTTTATCTTCGACTCATACATGCATagtattaacaaaatgacgGAGAAAAACCATTACAGGAAAATAAAGCTCTTGGTTATTATCTGCTCCATTTTGCTAGCGCTCATAAAGACACAGGTTTTTAACGGTTCCAGCATCATGTACCTGAATGACATTCTGTACCTTGTGAATAAACTTAGACACGACAAAGTGAACTATACCTGTATCGAAATTGCAAACAAGCAAATGGAAATTATCAAATTTCTTCCacttaattataataattattggACATACTCAGAGCTGACTTatgtttatttaattaatttaaaaagctGTTCGAAGAAATATCCAGcgattaaaatttattacatttttttggaacacTTTGGCTTTCTGTACTTCCTGTTTGACGTCATTTACGCATACTCCATGTATATCACGGCGGTCGGTTCGTACAAAGTGATTCCGTCTAGCAGAGTTGTGGCCACGATAATTTTGTACTTTACTAACGCGTTTTACAACAGGATGAGCAACAGCTTGCTATTCCAGGAGAACTTTTGTCAGGAGGTCTTCCACTTGCCCTTTGCCAACGATTTGTTCATGTGGTCCTACCTGTTGCTGAACAACTTTATTTACTTCTTCGAACACTGCGTCCTTCCGAACAAGAACTACTCCTCCatttactccattttttacgagACGGGCCGCATGCTCAACATCCGCACGGTTTTTTGA
- a CDS encoding asparagine synthase (putative): MNNFLVRVHTDDDQIRDELYNQFAKNFVSGSPPEEEPHDSQQWEEAPRYVLTEHYMDTYLTPFLIKSDEGGPYHCVGCQLDVRRGESEANPVTTSNPVTTSNPVTTSNHATTANSGKKGSRGTGSDQRTLLLQLCASHIYFENMEAEEFHTKTNQQGKKFRQYMIKNRDVLLLHGSCSYGGSNGGSYGDSYGGSYGDSYGDSYGGSYGDSYDSSYGYRDCSPRSTDVKGLYYYISKNKQDLESALNRLEGSFFLLYVDYSNEEAKICFCNDAWGMKSVLFFYEQSSILLTNIYGPFISYDFNFNKGTNGVSYLFDNLSVEGGLNLVHHDGVFRRDDKLLPQWSGSPARCSKRHAERHAERHAQKGGLAHQSIINEKVGTQINPYHIYRLNIFEKTKVMLNRMTKRNSIYTKYTEWSGDHLSVAENFNRICNFFDRSYSPHSDYGEEWALLKSTIHESMKDYTHGDAHQRRDAQTMLNNCFVLLYMKLLSGVIERKIEEVFSNSEEKCTVGKNRLNGAGEKEAEKEAEKEAEKEAEKEAEKEAEKEGEKEAEKEAEKETEKETEKCAQDAPFRVKCDQVGGKGKSVGILFSGGIDSTLLALTTIRAHFSRHADGYVELINVSFDDNAIDRYTSLMSYEQIVKLHPHYDIRLVFVDVTPKDLLKYERIIFSLMSPNSTTMDFNISAAFFFANLGRGVLFPRSFLQSPEWACIRARSSRALNVATQNVADKKAAGRKEAVPNEAGQKEASPKEANQNEADPNEAGAPAAKSKCRVCELVMSRKCVHRCCSACCRKLRYVYRREFPEGGSSQKRPYEQTPGSSDIYQMESDANKDGNVEGNPGGRSLYLIVKKKRVQINFDLFPVCPAHKERMYDYEGIDSIFRDFNRELGKRELGKRELYEDGQPNGSAPARSETLRETRRTNFIDQFVAKHAENDPNKFEQIKSLFYVQSKKKGHNSGISNVDQKRKEKLFMGDPLTGDSPQKEETLNYLKRDLYQSSSDANCMAQKGSYQCIHQLLIIGSGADELFGGYYRQNNEPMGKNESKQATHFKKNEMIKDVRRIWNRNLYRDDRILNFTSFSDKVLFYPYLDMNLVDFLFLVSFYIIEAPLGGSVQTEGGPSCFPKSVAKGGGSSNMRCFWENLDECSHLYEFIRTQKVSKWVLRMAIFFSQCKELMLFKKKAIQFGSKSKNVQ; the protein is encoded by the coding sequence ATGAACAACTTCCTGGTGAGGGTCCACACGGACGACGACCAAATCAGAGATGAGCTTTACAACCAATTCGCGAAGAACTTTGTTTCGGGGAGTCCCCCCGAAGAGGAGCCACACGACTCTCAACAATGGGAGGAAGCGCCAAGGTATGTTCTCACAGAGCATTACATGGACACATATTTGACTCCATTTTTGATTAAAAGTGACGAGGGGGGTCCGTATCACTGCGTGGGTTGTCAGTTGGACGTGCGGCGTGGCGAGAGCGAGGCTAACCCTGTAACCACTTCGAACCCTGTCACCACTTCGAACCCTGTCACCACTTCGAACCATGCCACCACCGCGAACAGCGGCAAAAAAGGATCTAGGGGCACCGGGAGCGATCAGCGAACACTGCTGCTGCAGCTGTGCGCGTCCCACATCTACTTCGAAAACATGGAGGCGGAGGAATTCCACACGAAGACAAATCAACAGGGGAAGAAGTTCCGACagtatatgataaaaaacaGAGACGTGCTCCTTCTCCACGGCAGTTGCAGCTACGGCGGCAGCAACGGCGGTAGCTACGGCGACAGCTACGGCGGTAGCTACGGCGACAGCTACGGCGACAGCTACGGCGGTAGCTACGGAGACAGCTACGACAGCAGCTACGGCTACAGGGACTGCTCTCCGCGGAGCACCGACGTAAAAGGGTTATATTACTACATTAGCAAGAATAAACAGGACTTGGAAAGCGCGCTCAACAGATTGGAAgggagtttcttcctcctctacGTCGATTATTCAaacgaagaagcaaaaatatgcttctGTAATGACGCGTGGGGAATGAAATCGGTCCTCTTCTTCTACGAGCAGTCATCTATATTGCTAACAAACATATATGGACCGTTCATTAGCTACGATTTTAATTTCAACAAAGGAACGAATGGAGTCAGTTACTTGTTCGATAACTTATCCGTTGAGGGAGGACTCAACTTGGTTCACCACGATGGGGTGTTTCGAAGAGACGATAAGCTTCTTCCTCAGTGGAGCGGATCCCCCGCCAGGTGTAGCAAACGCCACGCAGAACGCCACGCAGAACGGCACGCACAAAAGGGAGGCCTGGCCCACCAAAGCATCATAAACGAGAAGGTAGGAACACAAATAAACCCATACCACATTTACCGCCTGaacatatttgaaaaaacgaAGGTGATGTTAAACAGGATGACTAAAAGGAATAGCATTTACACCAAGTATACCGAGTGGAGTGGTGATCACCTCTCCGTTGCAGAGAATTTTAATCGCATCTGTAACTTTTTTGACAGGAGTTACTCTCCACACAGTGACTATGGAGAGGAGTGGGCTCTCCTTAAATCCACCATTCACGAATCGATGAAGGACTACACTCATGGGGACGCACACCAACGGAGAGACGCACAGACGATGCTAAATAATTGTTTTGTCCTCCTGTATATGAAATTGTTAAGTGGAGTCATTGAGAGGAAAATCGAGGAGGTTTTCTCCAACTCGGAAGAGAAATGCACCGTGGGGAAAAATCGCCTGAACGGTGCAggtgaaaaagaagcagagaaagaagcagagaaagaagcagaaaaagaagcagagaaagaagcagagaaagaagcagaaaaagaaggagaaaaagaagcagagaaagaagcagaaaaagaaacagaaaaagaaacagaaaaatgtgcacaagaTGCCCCCTTCAGGGTTAAATGCGACCAAgtgggggggaaaggcaAATCGGTGGGGATCCTCTTCTCGGGAGGGATAGACTCAACCCTGCTGGCGTTAACAACGATCAGAGCGCACTTCAGTCGGCATGCAGATGGGTATGTCGAACTGATAAACGTTTCCTTCGACGATAATGCTATTGATCGGTACACCTCCCTAATGtcgtatgaacaaattgtaaAGCTGCACCCCCACTACGACATCAGGTTAGTGTTTGTTGACGTCACTCCAAAGGACTTACTAAAATATGAgcgaattattttttcgttaatgTCTCCAAACAGCACTACCATGGATTTCAACATAtctgctgctttttttttcgccaatTTGGGGAGGGGGGTTCTTTTTCCGCGTTCCTTTCTGCAGAGCCCGGAGTGGGCCTGCATAAGGGCTCGGTCCTCCCGCGCGCTCAACGTGGCAACCCAGAACGTGGCAGACAAAAAAGCGGCAGGCCGAAAAGAGGCAGTCCCAAACGAGGCAGGCCAAAAGGAGGCAAGCCCAAAGGAGGCAAACCAAAACGAGGCAGACCCAAACGAGGCAGGCGCACCCGCAGCTAAGTCCAAATGCAGAGTGTGCGAACTTGTCATGAGCAGGAAGTGCGTGCACAGGTGCTGCTCCGCCTGCTGCAGGAAGCTGCGGTACGTCTACCGGAGGGAATTTCCCGAGGGGGGGTCATCGCAGAAGCGCCCCTACGAGCAGACCCCAGGGAGTAGCGACATTTACCAAATGGAAAGCGATGCAAACAAGGACGGAAATGTCGAAGGAAACCCTGGCGGGAGATCCCTTTATCTGattgtgaagaagaaaagggtcCAAATTAACTTTGACCTCTTTCCCGTGTGCCCCGCGCACAAGGAGAGGATGTACGATTATGAGGGGATCGACTCGATCTTCAGGGACTTCAACAGGGAGCTTGGAAAGAGGGAGCTTGGCAAGAGGGAGCTCTACGAGGATGGGCAGCCAAACGGCAGTGCACCTGCACGCTCCGAGACACTTAGAGAAACACGCCGCACCAACTTCATAGACCAGTTTGTCGCCAAACATGCGGAAAACGACCCCAACAAATTTGAACAAATAAAGAGCCTCTTTTACGTTCAgtcgaaaaagaaaggacATAATAGTGGGATTAGTAATGTGGAccagaaaaggaaggaaaaactttTCATGGGAGACCCTCTCACGGGAGACTCTCCCCAGAAAGAGGAGACACTGAACTACCTCAAGAGAGACCTATACCAAAGTAGCAGTGACGCCAACTGCATGGCACAAAAGGGTTCGTATCAGTGTATCCACCAGTTGCTAATCATAGGGAGTGGAGCGGATGAGTTATTTGGAGGCTACTACCGGCAGAACAACGAACCcatgggaaaaaacgaatccAAACAAGCAAcacattttaagaaaaacgaaatgatAAAAGATGTGAGAAGAATATGGAACAGGAATTTGTATCGAGATGATcgtatattaaattttactAGCTTTTCTGATAAGGTCCTTTTTTATCCCTACTTGGATATGAACCTGGtggattttctttttttggtgtCATTTTACATCATAGAGGCTCCTCTTGGGGGGTCGGTACAGACGGAAGGAGGACCATCCTGCTTTCCAAAAAGTGtggcaaagggggggggatcCTCAAACATGCGATGCTTTTGGGAAAATCTCGATGAATGCTCCCATCTGTATGAATTCATTAGAACCCAAAAAGTTAGCAAATGGGTTCTACGCATGGCAATTTTCTTCTCACAGTGCAAAGAGTTGATgctcttcaaaaaaaaagctattcAGTTTGGATCTAAATCGAAGAACGTGCAGAT
- a CDS encoding hypothetical protein (putative) → KVKKVNSPDYVESAKKITSLLSSNETKNTGLLIGHRIVNTPITLVPVIHKNIIEDVYWSQGIQDLDPNEKKFYFFDWLVFYTKIYNNAEGEIIFANYEEQYFFQHKTDHVVWNNNNVKKFYEVVNGKNREVTYKEFVTVFVVPFDKVAEALGQMQRGVGGVGSVGGVGSVGSVGSGGGVG, encoded by the coding sequence AAGGTGAAAAAGGTTAACAGCCCGGATTACGTAGAGAGCGCGAAGAAAATCACGTCACTGCTCTCATCCaacgaaacaaaaaacaCAGGCCTGCTAATTGGACACCGCATCGTAAACACACCTATCACGTTAGTCCCCGtaattcacaaaaatatcATTGAAGACGTGTACTGGTCTCAAGGGATTCAGGATCTAGatccaaatgaaaaaaaattttacttcttcGATTGGCTTGTATTTTATACAAAGATATATAACAATGCGGAAGGAGAGATAATTTTTGCCAACTATGAGGAGcagtatttttttcaacacaAGACTGACCATGTGGTATGGAACAACAACAATGTGAAGAAGTTTTACGAGGTTGTGAATGGCAAGAATAGGGAAGTCACTTACAAGGAGTTCGTCACAGTTTTTGTCGTTCCCTTTGACAAGGTGGCCGAGGCCCTCGGGCAGATGCAGAGGGGGGTTGGAGGTGTGGGAAGCGTGGGCGGCGTGGGCAGCGTGGGCAGCGTGGGCAGTGGTGGCGGTGTTGGCTAA
- a CDS encoding hypothetical protein (putative) has translation MQYERVQALVKQFQEDKYVLRAYGKIYALNRCKAYRSVRVEDVERRRQAAGEGSPGGGGEGSPNDGGEEEHPAKGSGEKPAKGRGEHPAKGSGEHPAKGSGEHPAKGSGEHPAQLDGIIQIVNKTLYHYTNETLSQFSENDAQLAQVYSQIDHCSTLCQEVDTVLTNHKNEITYISSDINEIQTITETMTHKLHNRKLTQELLNTYIKIIIVTPQLICDICNGPINEQFIENVKILTKKMENCEHCLFDSYPSIRSSYVELVKLKNKAIDRIHRFFRNSIYDIECKRSNVHFVQQHLAKFHKLNWFLYNNSKDAYTYLVKEYVAIMNRTYYNLFRSYMQELEKKKVEFTEELTIGWSSGHVDLASGGSDFRTGRSEPLSDPSNWHTNRANSSNTYGEGTNSQNDSLVPGINANLSLLSAKNKMMNILGFGSKGGGGSQERKESLFPLSNRTSVLLDLAYYPGKGSHREEPSTGGAPTGEAPTGGAPTAEAPTASTLPIIFTTDSRPHFFESIYKSINKLFIDTGTAEYLFLSNFFRNHENHDFLFLYVYAKTLSLHFDFLYYYLSETYDFIALFCIYIINMNNGCLTKRRGIAPLYEFMNRIQNLVWNRIDYIVSENVKSVTVNRVEMSRLEMSRLEMNRLEMSRLEMSEQRSSHNPNPVKHNPVTHSHQKNSLYDLFHLNSAQTGSAYLSSASVNASIGYALHGVVKKFSDFYCSLVVLTKLSLHFEKQHHVRMCCGVASSGEGGTPHKKKATPTTTLDAHPGEELPSRGEELPSKGEPLPANHDREKRTKSNDTANGSDHSAGDELQNVKPKIKEKSQNDETDNQVGLTDGEGELPRKECKEGKQGDDEDTERKLKESQKKDQQMKEDHPIEEKYNHLNDLIGRLEENIIDVLAVHKNQFTNTRDQLLFLINNYCHMIDVMKRNTIDEEKIDRFDELLKKEIHAYVEYQLNHYATDLILFVCKHEQIVDKLKKDGYHPSDFTSEVDVKLMESVAIQFTKKWKNLFKNIKQEVTLSFTHTDTSAQILKMLNTQILLYFTRFHQLLKGFFAHVQPPPYVENLPSVDVVLVQIKKDAKGG, from the exons ATGCAGTACGAACGCGTGCAGGCGCTGGTGAAGCAATTCCAGGAGGACAAATACGTCCTGAGGGCTTACGGGAAGATATACGCCCTGAACAGGTGCAAGGCGTACAGGAGCGTGCGCGTGGAGGACGTGGAGAGGCGGAGGCAAGCGGCGGGGGAAGGCAGCCCCGGCGGCGGGGGGGAAGGCAGCCCCAACgacgggggggaagaagaacacCCCGCTAAAGGGAGCGGAGAAAAACCCGCTAAAGGGAGAGGAGAACACCCCGCTAAAGGGAGCGGAGAACACCCCGCTAAAGGGAGCGGAGAACACCCCGCTAAAGGGAGCGGAGAACACCCCGCCCAACTGGACGGCATCATCCAAATCGTAAACAAAACGCTCTACCACTACACAAACGAAACGCTAAGCCAGTTTAGCGAAAACGATGCACAGCTGGCGCAAGTCTACAGCCAAATCGACCACTGTAGCACTCTATGTCAGGAGGTAGACACGGTACTCACCAaccacaaaaatgaaatcacCTACATCTCAAGTGATATTAACGAAATACAAACCATCACAGAGACTATGACACATAAACTACACAATAGGAAACTCACTCAGGAGTTACTAAACACTTATATCAAAATAATCATAGTTACTCCACAGTTAATATGTGACATCTGTAATGGACCAATAAATGAACAGTTTattgaaaatgtaaaaatattaacgaaAAAGATGGAGAATTGTGAGCACTGCTTGTTCGACTCCTACCCAAGTATTCGTTCCTCCTATGTGGAATTAGTCAAGTTGAAAAATAAAGCCATCGATCGAATTCATCGATTTTTTCGTAACAGTATTTATGATATAGAATGTAAAAGAAGTAATGTACATTTCGTGCAACAACATTTGGCTAAATTTCACAAGTTGAATTGGTTCCTTTACAACAACTCCAAGGATGCATATACTTACTTGGTGAAGGAATACGTTGCGATTATGAATAGAACCTATTACAACCTATTCCGGAGTTATATGCAAGaattggagaaaaagaaagtagAGTTTACTGAAGAGTTGACTATCGGTTGGAGTAGCGGGCACGTTGACTTGGCCAGCGGGGGTAGTGACTTCCGCACTGGCAGGAGCGAGCCTCTGAGTGACCCCTCTAACTGGCACACGAACCGAGCCAACTCCTCTAATACGTATGGTGAAGGGACCAACTCACAGAACGACTCCCTCGTACCGGGGATAAACGCCAACCTGAGTCTTCTCTCTGCGAAGAATAAAATGATGAATATATTGGGCTTTGGCTCCAAGGGGGGCGGCGGTTCCCAAGAGAGGAAGGAGAGTCTTTTCCCGCTCAGCAACAGGACCAGCGTTCTGCTCGACTTGGCCTACTACCCGGGGAAAGGGAGCCACAGAGAAGAGCCTTCCACGGGAGGAGCGCCCACGGGAGAAGCGCCCACGGGAGGAGCGCCCACTGCTGAAGCCCCCACTGCTTCCACCCTCCCCATTATCTTCACCACGGACAGCCGCCCACACTTCTTCGAGTCCATTTACAAATCCATCAATAAGTTATTCATAGACACTGGGACGGCGGAGTATCTGTTCCtctctaatttttttcggaACCATGAGAATCacgattttttgtttctatACGTGTATGCAAAGACGCTGTCTCTTCACTTCGACTTCCTCTATTACTACCTCAGCGAGACCTACGACTTTATAGCACTCTTTTGCATCTATATCATTAATATGAATAACGGGTGCCTTACGAAGAGGAGGGGTATCGCTCCTTTGTATGAATTTATGAACAGGATTCAGAACCTCGTTTGGAACAGAATCGACTACATCGTTAGTGAGAACGTCAAGTCGGTGACCGTCAACCGTGTGGAGATGAGTCGCCTGGAGATGAGCCGCCTGGAGATGAACCGCTTAGAGATGAGCCGCCTGGAGATGTCGGAGCAGCGGAGCAGCCACAACCCTAACCCCGTTAAGCACAACCCCGTTACGCACTCCCACCAGAAAAACAGTTTATACGATCTTTTCCACCTGAACAGTGCACAGACGGGGAGTGCTTACCTAAGTAGTGCCAGTGTGAATGCGTCCATTGGGTATGCCCTACACGGGG tagttaaaaaattttcagacTTCTACTGCTCCTTAGTTGTGCTCACTAAACTGTCTCTCCATTTCGAGAAGCAGCACCATGTGAGAATGTGCTGCGGGGTGGCCTCCTCCGGTGAGGGGGGAACtccacataaaaaaaaggccaccCCTACGACCACCTTGGATGCCCACCCCGGGGAGGAGCTTCCCAGTAGGGGGGAGGAGCTTCCTAGCAAGGGGGAACCCCTCCCAGCAAACCACgatagagaaaaaagaaccaaaTCGAATGACACTGCAAACGGGAGTGACCACTCAGCTGGTGATGAACTGCAAAATGTGAAGCCCAAgataaaggagaaaagccaaaatgatgaaacgGATAACCAAGTTGGGTTAACCGATGGTGAGGGGGAACTCCCCAGGAAGGAATGCAAAGAAGGTAAACAAGGAGATGATGAAGACACGGAACGCAAGCTGAAGGAatcccaaaaaaaggatcagCAAATGAAAGAGGATCACCccattgaagaaaaatataaccacCTAAATGACCTCATAGGAAGgttagaagaaaatataatcgaCGTTTTAGCTGTTCATAAAAACCAGTTTACAAACACGAGAGATCAGCTCCTCTTTCTCATTAATAACTATTGCCACATGATAGACGTCATGAAACGCAACACAATTGACGAAGAAAAGATCGACCGATTCGACGAACTATTAAAGAAAGAAATCCATGCGTACGTAGAATACCAGCTGAATCACTATGCAACTGATTTGATTCTGTTTGTCTGTAAGCATGAACAGATAGTCGACAAGTTAAAGAAAGATGGTTACCATCCCAGTGATTTCACATCTGAAGTAGATGTAAAATTAATGGAATCTGTGGCGATTCAATttaccaaaaaatggaagaacctttttaaaaacattaaacAGGAAGTTACCCTCTCCTTTACCCACACGGACACTTCCGCACAAATACTGAAAATGCTGAACACACAGATTCTGTTATACTTCACCAGATTCCATCAGCTCCTCAAGGGGTTCTTCGCCCACGTCCAGCCACCACCCTACGTTGAGAACCTCCCCTCCGTTGATGTCGTCCTTGTGCAGATTAAGAAGGACGCCAAGGGGGGATGA